The Pantoea phytobeneficialis genome has a segment encoding these proteins:
- a CDS encoding peptide ABC transporter substrate-binding protein has translation MSDKFADSLPKISRRQALVYLASGTAAMALPGLFGSNVARAAMTGAAGSGGQMVVGFSQEPTVFNPLMPHIEVDDGLHFSLFDPLFGVDEKGNFTPALATEVPTQANGGISADGLNFHLKLRDGVKWHDGQPFTAEDVKFTLELLVDPNFRSWSRSGHELVRDITIVSPTEIKWRMEKPYSPYTSILAATFIIPKHGFANVQDKNTAPFNSAPIGTGPFKWQQRVPGDHIELTANKEYYGDGPKLDRLIYKYIPDLNVMYTQFVSGDIDIAGLQWISADHYDEAKKLPGKVVDVFQSATIENFAFNLARPQFQDPAVREALYYAIDKQTIIDALYYGLPKPTETYMPRQSAYFNASLPAHEFNLDKAKALLDKAGWKPGAGGIREKNGVKLSFTNSTTAGNHLREQMQQFMQQSFQEIGVEMKISNLPPAVMWGDYWMLSKFDSAIVGLNYLTGSDPDTATYMRSDAIPAQGGAGQNVFQYKNPEVDKLLAQGSAEFAPEQRKAAYLQIQSLVRKDMPFLTLFSFANVRGHKEGAENITPNINVRIDSWNANTWYWDKKA, from the coding sequence ATGAGTGATAAGTTTGCAGATTCCCTGCCAAAAATTTCCCGTCGGCAGGCGCTGGTGTATCTGGCCTCCGGCACCGCCGCGATGGCGCTGCCAGGGCTGTTTGGCAGCAATGTCGCACGCGCGGCGATGACCGGAGCAGCCGGTAGCGGTGGACAGATGGTGGTCGGATTCTCGCAGGAACCGACGGTGTTCAACCCGTTGATGCCGCATATCGAGGTGGATGACGGTCTGCATTTCAGCCTGTTTGATCCGCTGTTCGGCGTTGATGAGAAAGGTAACTTCACCCCGGCACTGGCGACCGAAGTGCCAACCCAGGCTAATGGCGGCATCTCTGCCGATGGGCTGAATTTTCATCTCAAACTGCGCGATGGCGTGAAGTGGCACGATGGCCAGCCGTTCACTGCGGAAGACGTGAAGTTCACCCTTGAGTTGCTGGTGGACCCGAATTTCCGCAGCTGGAGCCGTTCCGGACATGAACTGGTGCGTGATATCACCATTGTCTCACCGACTGAAATCAAATGGCGGATGGAGAAACCCTATTCGCCTTACACCTCGATCCTCGCCGCCACCTTTATCATTCCCAAACACGGCTTTGCCAACGTGCAGGACAAAAACACCGCGCCGTTTAACAGCGCGCCGATTGGCACCGGACCGTTCAAGTGGCAGCAGCGCGTGCCGGGCGATCATATCGAACTGACCGCTAACAAAGAGTACTACGGTGATGGACCGAAGCTCGACCGTCTGATTTATAAGTACATCCCGGATCTCAACGTGATGTATACCCAGTTTGTCTCTGGCGATATCGATATCGCCGGGTTGCAGTGGATTTCAGCCGACCACTACGACGAGGCGAAAAAATTACCGGGGAAAGTGGTGGACGTATTCCAGAGCGCCACCATTGAGAACTTTGCGTTTAACCTCGCCCGTCCTCAGTTCCAGGACCCGGCCGTGCGAGAGGCGTTGTATTACGCCATTGATAAACAAACCATTATTGATGCGCTTTACTACGGACTGCCGAAACCGACCGAAACCTATATGCCGCGTCAGTCGGCCTATTTCAACGCCTCCCTCCCGGCACACGAATTCAATCTCGACAAGGCCAAAGCCCTGCTGGATAAAGCGGGCTGGAAACCGGGAGCGGGCGGTATTCGCGAAAAGAATGGCGTCAAACTGTCGTTTACCAACTCCACCACCGCTGGCAACCATCTGCGCGAACAGATGCAGCAGTTTATGCAGCAGAGCTTCCAGGAGATTGGTGTGGAGATGAAGATTTCCAACCTGCCACCGGCGGTGATGTGGGGGGATTACTGGATGCTGTCGAAGTTTGACAGCGCCATTGTCGGCCTGAATTACCTCACCGGCTCTGATCCCGATACTGCCACGTATATGCGTTCTGATGCCATCCCGGCGCAGGGGGGCGCGGGGCAGAATGTGTTCCAGTACAAAAATCCCGAAGTGGACAAACTGCTGGCGCAGGGCAGTGCCGAGTTCGCGCCGGAGCAACGCAAAGCGGCTTACCTGCAAATCCAGTCGCTGGTGCGGAAGGACATGCCATTCCTGACGCTGTTCAGCTTTGCCAACGTGCGCGGGCACAAAGAGGGCGCGGAGAATATCACGCCCAACATCAACGTGCGTATCGATAGCTGGAACGCCAACACCTGGTACTGGGATAAGAAAGCCTGA
- a CDS encoding NAD(P)/FAD-dependent oxidoreductase: protein MARFSPFEDSLWFATAAPAPDLPSLQGEHRADVCIVGGGYTGLTTALTLAKQGVKVMLLEAQQAGFGGSGRNAGHCTPTFTHFSLPELRRLLGEPWAERLIRRQTQANHQVSAMIRDYHIDCEWQQNGYLQAAARPGAMKLIEEKARQYNAVGAHTEAVDAAQAERISGSPRFYGGWFHHEGGHLNPLGYARGLARAVGQEGGEVYCASPVSEVKKQGTAWQVITPQGHVLADKVIFATGAYTVAGWPQLEQSFRIMRVFVAATQPLDAALRSKVLPLNTTIHDGRGDIYVYKYNQQGRIVASMFPMGRRGREMNYTHQVMSDRLCWLHPAIGQPLRWDYFWYGELDMQQRTIPRLYQLAPGVVALTGLSGRGVPTGSMLGGILAEWALDMPASELALKIEPLHKAPFWMGFGPQLTLRYYRARDWLRCRIEGAALPPHA, encoded by the coding sequence ATGGCCCGATTCTCCCCGTTCGAAGATTCGTTGTGGTTTGCCACGGCGGCACCCGCGCCTGACTTGCCCTCCTTGCAGGGAGAACATCGCGCGGATGTCTGCATCGTGGGTGGTGGTTATACCGGGCTGACCACCGCGCTGACGCTGGCAAAACAAGGCGTGAAGGTCATGCTGCTGGAAGCTCAGCAGGCGGGATTTGGTGGCTCCGGGCGCAATGCCGGGCACTGCACCCCAACGTTTACCCATTTCTCGCTGCCGGAACTGCGTCGCTTGCTGGGGGAGCCCTGGGCTGAGCGGTTAATCAGACGCCAGACCCAGGCCAATCACCAGGTCAGCGCGATGATCCGCGATTATCACATTGATTGTGAATGGCAACAGAACGGCTATCTCCAGGCGGCGGCGCGACCGGGTGCGATGAAGTTGATTGAGGAAAAAGCGCGTCAGTACAACGCGGTTGGGGCGCATACCGAAGCGGTGGATGCGGCGCAGGCGGAGCGCATCAGCGGCAGTCCGCGTTTTTATGGTGGCTGGTTTCATCATGAAGGGGGACATCTTAATCCGCTCGGCTATGCGCGTGGTCTGGCGCGGGCCGTGGGGCAGGAGGGCGGCGAAGTTTACTGTGCCTCTCCGGTTAGCGAGGTGAAAAAGCAGGGAACAGCCTGGCAGGTGATCACACCACAAGGTCATGTGCTGGCAGATAAAGTGATTTTCGCCACCGGGGCGTACACCGTGGCCGGCTGGCCACAACTGGAACAGAGTTTTCGCATCATGCGGGTGTTTGTCGCCGCCACTCAGCCACTGGATGCGGCACTGCGCAGCAAGGTATTGCCACTAAACACCACTATTCATGACGGTCGTGGTGATATCTATGTCTACAAATATAACCAGCAAGGGCGCATCGTCGCCTCAATGTTCCCGATGGGGCGGCGTGGGCGCGAGATGAATTATACCCATCAGGTGATGAGCGATCGCCTGTGCTGGCTGCATCCGGCCATCGGGCAGCCGCTGCGCTGGGACTATTTCTGGTACGGCGAGCTCGATATGCAGCAACGAACCATTCCGCGTTTATATCAACTGGCACCCGGCGTCGTGGCGCTGACGGGCCTCTCCGGGCGTGGCGTACCGACCGGCAGTATGCTCGGCGGCATTCTGGCGGAGTGGGCGCTGGACATGCCCGCGAGCGAGTTGGCACTGAAGATTGAACCGTTGCATAAAGCGCCGTTCTGGATGGGTTTTGGCCCGCAATTGACGTTGCGTTATTACCGCGCGCGGGACTGGCTGCGTTGTCGTATCGAAGGTGCTGCGCTGCCCCCGCATGCCTGA
- the ybiX gene encoding PKHD-type hydroxylase YbiX, with the protein MMYHIPAVLTPEEVASFTTLLQQAEWVDGRVTVGSQGATVKNNQQIDTRTPLYDRLQAAVLQALNNNPLFFSAALPRSISTPLFNRYEQGETYGFHVDGAVRHNGAAGWMRTDLSATLFLCEPESYDGGELVIEDTYGQHKVKLPAGHLVLYPSSSLHCVTPVTRGARVASFLWIQSMVRDDKQRAMLFELDRNIQSLKARHGDSEELLSLLNMYHNLLRGWTEV; encoded by the coding sequence ATGATGTATCACATTCCTGCCGTGCTCACGCCGGAAGAGGTCGCCAGTTTCACCACGCTGCTGCAACAGGCCGAGTGGGTAGATGGCCGGGTAACGGTCGGCAGCCAGGGTGCCACCGTGAAAAATAACCAGCAGATCGACACCCGTACGCCGCTCTATGATCGGTTGCAGGCGGCGGTGTTGCAGGCATTGAACAACAACCCGCTGTTCTTTTCCGCCGCGTTACCACGCAGCATTTCCACACCGCTATTCAATCGTTATGAGCAGGGGGAAACCTACGGTTTTCATGTCGATGGGGCGGTGCGTCACAACGGCGCGGCAGGCTGGATGCGCACCGATCTTTCCGCCACGCTGTTCCTGTGCGAACCAGAGAGCTATGACGGTGGCGAACTGGTAATTGAAGACACCTACGGCCAGCACAAGGTTAAACTGCCCGCCGGGCATCTGGTGTTGTATCCCTCCAGCAGCCTGCACTGCGTGACACCGGTGACGCGTGGCGCGCGTGTCGCATCATTCCTGTGGATTCAGTCGATGGTGCGCGATGACAAACAACGCGCAATGTTGTTTGAGCTGGACCGCAATATTCAGAGCCTGAAAGCGCGTCACGGCGACAGCGAAGAATTGCTGTCGCTGCTGAATATGTATCACAACCTGCTGCGTGGCTGGACCGAGGTGTAG
- a CDS encoding NAD(P)/FAD-dependent oxidoreductase, with amino-acid sequence MPGPFVVPVHGDVTLPEKVDVVVIGGGIIGCATALEIAEQGVSVALCEKGGIGHEQSSRNWGWVRLARRDPREVPLMAESLRLWQQLDQRLQADTGYRRAGITFNCANDQEFSELQNWSRHMDGTGFRAEMLDRDGVAKLFPGHKVQGVGALYTPDDGRAEPQKAAPAIAEAARRHGAHILTECAVRGIETSGGRISGVVTERGAIACQTVVLAGGAWSSLMAQRFGLFLPQLKVLNSVVRTEPLPGGPEAAFWTRDFAIRKRQDGGYSIASGHESEVDIVPDSFRFARNFLPALRHEWGSLRLRLTGRFYDEWRMARHWHLDEPSPFEYCRVLDLPPSKKLTNNVLEQLKQQLPALAGLKVAQRWGGCIDVLPDAIPVISHVDRYPGLVMATGFSGHGFGIGPGAGRLTADLVLNRTPVVDPKAFRFSRFTDGSKIEIMTGY; translated from the coding sequence ATGCCAGGTCCGTTTGTAGTACCCGTGCACGGCGATGTGACATTACCGGAAAAAGTCGATGTGGTGGTGATTGGCGGCGGCATTATTGGCTGCGCTACCGCGCTGGAAATTGCTGAGCAGGGCGTCAGTGTCGCACTGTGCGAAAAGGGCGGCATTGGTCATGAGCAGTCAAGCCGCAACTGGGGATGGGTGCGACTGGCACGGCGTGATCCGCGTGAAGTGCCGCTGATGGCTGAATCGCTGCGACTCTGGCAGCAACTGGATCAGCGTTTACAGGCGGATACCGGTTATCGGCGTGCAGGCATCACCTTTAACTGTGCTAACGACCAGGAATTCAGTGAACTGCAAAACTGGTCGCGCCATATGGATGGCACCGGCTTTCGTGCTGAGATGCTGGATCGTGACGGGGTCGCGAAACTGTTTCCCGGCCATAAAGTGCAGGGCGTTGGTGCACTCTACACCCCGGATGATGGCCGCGCCGAGCCGCAGAAAGCGGCCCCGGCCATTGCCGAAGCGGCGCGTCGCCACGGCGCTCATATTCTGACGGAGTGCGCGGTGCGCGGCATTGAAACCAGCGGTGGGCGGATTTCCGGGGTGGTAACCGAACGCGGTGCCATCGCCTGCCAGACGGTGGTGCTGGCAGGAGGCGCCTGGTCCAGTTTGATGGCACAACGTTTTGGCCTTTTTCTGCCGCAGCTCAAGGTATTAAACAGCGTGGTGCGCACTGAGCCACTACCCGGTGGCCCGGAAGCGGCATTCTGGACACGCGATTTTGCCATTCGCAAACGTCAGGACGGCGGCTACTCCATCGCCTCCGGTCATGAAAGTGAAGTGGATATTGTGCCGGACAGCTTCCGCTTTGCGCGTAACTTCCTGCCTGCGCTGCGCCATGAATGGGGTTCGTTGCGGCTGCGGCTGACCGGACGTTTCTATGACGAGTGGCGGATGGCACGCCACTGGCATCTGGATGAACCCAGCCCGTTTGAGTACTGCCGCGTACTGGACCTGCCGCCGTCGAAAAAACTCACCAATAACGTGCTGGAGCAACTGAAGCAGCAACTGCCGGCGCTGGCCGGACTGAAGGTGGCGCAACGCTGGGGCGGATGCATCGATGTGCTGCCCGACGCCATTCCGGTAATTTCCCATGTTGACCGCTATCCCGGCCTGGTGATGGCGACCGGCTTCTCGGGTCACGGCTTTGGCATTGGTCCGGGAGCCGGGCGTCTCACCGCCGATCTGGTGCTGAACCGCACGCCGGTGGTGGACCCGAAAGCGTTCCGTTTTTCACGTTTCACTGATGGTTCGAAGATTGAAATTATGACCGGCTACTAA
- a CDS encoding LysR family transcriptional regulator, whose translation MDYRHLHAFVVLAEELHFGKSALRLNIAQPALSQYIKALEKELDLALFTRDRRHVALTFEGEQLVEEARIASSHYTKFRENARSLRLGYRGQIKLGYVGSSILDPALTLLINGYRQRKPGIDIVIEERNVHEQLTLLLTNQIDIALVRSPVPRYDHLDYLDLATRPLIAVLPRRHPLASQPRIALSQLAAEPFLMQEDPPGVGLGWSALNACQQAGFVPQKIQPTRDVSVAIGLVSMGMGVTLVPETQRSVMIPDVAYCFLQDQHATSTLTMSWQREIKNKALHDFIQFARELTQ comes from the coding sequence ATGGATTACCGACATTTACACGCCTTTGTCGTACTGGCGGAGGAGCTGCATTTTGGCAAGTCGGCACTGCGTCTGAACATCGCTCAACCGGCGCTGAGCCAGTACATCAAGGCGCTGGAAAAGGAGCTGGATCTTGCGCTATTCACCCGTGACCGGCGGCATGTGGCGCTGACGTTTGAAGGTGAGCAACTGGTGGAAGAGGCACGTATCGCATCCAGTCATTACACCAAGTTCCGCGAAAATGCGCGCAGTTTACGCCTGGGATATCGCGGGCAGATCAAGCTTGGTTACGTCGGTTCTTCGATACTCGACCCGGCACTCACGCTGTTAATTAATGGTTATCGCCAGCGTAAACCAGGCATTGATATCGTGATTGAAGAACGCAATGTTCACGAACAGCTTACACTTCTGTTAACTAATCAAATAGATATCGCCCTGGTACGCTCACCGGTGCCACGATATGATCATCTGGACTATCTCGATCTCGCCACCCGCCCGTTGATTGCGGTGCTCCCACGTCGCCACCCGCTGGCTTCCCAGCCGCGCATTGCGTTGTCACAACTTGCTGCTGAACCCTTTTTGATGCAGGAAGATCCGCCTGGGGTTGGCCTGGGCTGGTCAGCGCTGAACGCCTGCCAGCAGGCGGGATTTGTGCCACAGAAAATCCAACCCACCCGTGATGTCTCGGTGGCTATCGGTCTGGTGTCGATGGGGATGGGGGTCACGCTGGTACCCGAAACCCAGCGTTCGGTAATGATACCCGACGTGGCCTACTGTTTTTTGCAGGATCAGCATGCCACTTCAACGCTGACCATGAGCTGGCAGCGGGAGATAAAGAATAAAGCGTTACATGACTTTATCCAGTTTGCCCGTGAGCTGACACAATAG
- a CDS encoding catecholate siderophore receptor Fiu, with protein MDKNRNLPFGSFNSLTLFTGLCIGISPAAALAADNTTKKNDDTLVVEAQTPSLYSPGVSADPKFTQPLVDTTRTITVIPDQVIKDQGVNNLTDALKNVPGVGAFYAGENGSSSTGDAVYMRGMDTSNSIYVDGIRDIGSVTRDTFNTEQVEVIKGPSGTDYGRSAPSGSINMISKQPRLDTGLDASVSVGSAWMRRGTLDYNQAISDNAAFRLNLMGEKTHDAGRDNIQNERYGVAPSLAFGLDTSTRLYLNYLHVHQNNTPDGGIPTIGLPGYSSPTAASSALNTSGKVATSNYYGTDSDFDKSTTDTVTMRFEHDLSDSTTIRNTTRWSRVKQEYLLTAVMGSTIGMPNPNDVSTWTWTRNVNLKDVSNRILTNQTNITSKFFTGSVGHDVSAGVEFTRENQTNYGVTPITAPVVNIYHPISSISLGGLNRNGANANGQTDTFGIYAFDTLAITKNFELNGGIRLDNYHTDYDSATACGGTGRGALACPAGVATGTPVTTVDTAKSGNLVNWKAGALYRLTEHGNVYVNYAISQQPPGGSNFALAAGGTGNSANRTDFKPQKAKSSEVGTKWEVLDKRLLLNAALFRTDIENEVSANDDGTYSQYGKKRVEGYELSATGNITPDWQVIAGYTLQHASVTEGASVAQDGSSALAYTPKHAFTLWTNYQATDALSVGAGARYVGSLRRGSDGAVGTPDHTEGYWVADAKLGYKVNNNLDLQLNVYNVFDTNYVASINKSGYRYHPGEPRTFLLTANVHF; from the coding sequence ATGGATAAAAATCGCAACCTGCCATTTGGCAGCTTTAACTCGCTGACCTTGTTTACCGGGCTGTGCATCGGGATCTCGCCAGCCGCCGCGCTGGCCGCTGACAACACCACCAAAAAGAACGACGATACCCTGGTGGTGGAGGCACAAACGCCTTCACTCTATTCTCCTGGCGTATCCGCCGATCCTAAATTTACCCAACCGCTGGTGGATACCACCCGTACCATCACGGTGATCCCTGACCAGGTGATTAAAGATCAGGGTGTGAATAACCTGACTGATGCACTGAAAAACGTTCCGGGTGTCGGGGCGTTTTATGCCGGGGAGAACGGCAGTTCATCGACCGGCGATGCGGTGTATATGCGTGGCATGGATACCTCCAACAGCATCTACGTTGACGGTATCCGTGATATTGGCAGCGTGACGCGCGATACCTTTAACACCGAGCAGGTGGAAGTGATCAAAGGCCCGTCAGGCACCGACTATGGCCGTAGCGCGCCGTCCGGCTCCATCAACATGATCAGCAAACAGCCGCGCCTTGATACCGGCCTGGATGCGTCGGTCAGCGTGGGTAGCGCCTGGATGCGTCGTGGGACACTGGATTACAACCAGGCGATCAGCGATAACGCTGCGTTCCGCCTCAATTTAATGGGTGAAAAAACCCATGATGCCGGTCGCGATAATATCCAGAATGAACGTTATGGCGTGGCACCCTCATTGGCGTTTGGCCTTGATACCTCTACTCGCCTGTACCTCAATTATCTGCACGTTCACCAGAACAACACGCCGGACGGCGGCATTCCGACCATCGGGCTGCCGGGCTACTCTTCGCCTACCGCAGCGTCCTCAGCGCTGAATACGTCTGGCAAAGTCGCGACCAGTAACTATTACGGCACCGATTCAGATTTCGATAAATCCACCACCGATACGGTGACCATGCGTTTCGAGCATGACCTGTCGGATAGCACCACCATCCGTAACACCACGCGCTGGTCACGGGTGAAGCAGGAGTATCTGCTGACGGCGGTGATGGGCAGCACCATTGGCATGCCGAACCCGAACGATGTCAGCACCTGGACCTGGACGCGTAACGTCAACCTGAAAGACGTCAGTAACCGCATCCTGACCAACCAGACCAATATCACCTCGAAGTTCTTTACCGGTTCGGTCGGGCATGATGTCAGCGCCGGGGTAGAGTTTACTCGTGAGAACCAGACCAACTACGGTGTCACCCCGATTACCGCACCTGTCGTGAATATCTACCATCCGATCAGCAGCATTTCGCTGGGTGGGTTGAATCGCAACGGTGCTAATGCCAACGGCCAGACCGACACCTTTGGTATCTACGCCTTCGATACGCTGGCGATCACCAAAAACTTTGAGCTGAACGGCGGCATTCGTCTCGACAATTATCACACCGATTATGACAGTGCCACCGCCTGTGGTGGCACCGGACGTGGTGCGCTGGCCTGTCCGGCGGGCGTGGCGACCGGTACGCCGGTTACCACAGTCGATACCGCGAAATCAGGCAATCTGGTCAACTGGAAAGCCGGTGCCCTGTATCGTCTGACCGAGCATGGTAACGTCTACGTTAACTACGCGATTTCCCAGCAACCGCCGGGTGGCAGCAACTTTGCGCTGGCTGCGGGTGGCACCGGCAATAGCGCCAACCGTACCGATTTCAAACCGCAGAAAGCCAAATCCAGCGAAGTGGGCACCAAGTGGGAAGTGTTGGATAAACGTTTGCTGTTGAATGCGGCGCTGTTCCGTACCGATATTGAGAACGAAGTGTCCGCCAATGACGATGGCACCTACTCGCAATACGGTAAGAAACGTGTTGAAGGTTATGAGCTGTCGGCCACCGGCAATATCACCCCGGACTGGCAGGTGATCGCTGGTTATACCCTGCAACATGCTTCTGTAACCGAGGGCGCCAGCGTGGCGCAGGATGGTTCATCGGCGCTGGCGTATACGCCGAAGCACGCCTTCACCCTGTGGACCAACTATCAGGCCACCGATGCACTGTCAGTGGGAGCCGGTGCACGTTATGTTGGCAGCCTGCGTCGCGGTAGCGATGGTGCGGTGGGCACGCCAGACCACACCGAAGGATACTGGGTAGCAGACGCGAAGCTGGGCTATAAGGTGAATAACAACCTTGATTTGCAGCTTAACGTCTACAACGTTTTCGACACCAACTATGTTGCCTCCATCAACAAGAGTGGTTACCGCTACCATCCGGGTGAGCCGCGTACCTTCCTGTTGACGGCTAACGTGCATTTCTAA
- a CDS encoding ABC transporter permease gives MASSVITPPVTPVRWLRNRTLQRFVRHKLACASLLLIILMALACAFGPSLLPFDDLHIDLRARFAPPLTGWHWLGTDPLGRDLLARLLMAGRISLLVGFFAMVLSIMLGTLVGIVAGYYGGRVGAVLMRIVDAFLAFPSVFLLLALAAFIKPDPAMITVIIAVTSWMEVARIVEAEVRSLREREYILAARMLGLSGRWIMFRELLPNVVGPIIVAATLTVARAILLEAYISFLGYGIQPPLPSWGNMLNGAQQYLIRAPWLALVPGIAITLAVTCFNFIGDGLRDALDARSDKE, from the coding sequence ATGGCATCTTCTGTGATTACGCCGCCGGTAACGCCTGTGCGCTGGCTACGCAACCGCACCTTACAACGCTTTGTGCGCCATAAACTGGCCTGCGCCAGCTTGTTGCTGATTATCCTGATGGCGCTGGCCTGCGCGTTTGGCCCGTCGCTGCTGCCGTTTGATGACTTGCATATTGACCTGCGTGCACGCTTCGCACCGCCGTTGACTGGCTGGCACTGGCTCGGTACCGATCCGCTCGGGCGTGATTTGCTGGCGCGCCTGTTGATGGCCGGGCGTATTTCGCTGCTGGTGGGTTTCTTTGCCATGGTGCTGAGCATCATGCTCGGAACCCTGGTCGGCATTGTGGCCGGCTACTACGGTGGTCGTGTCGGTGCCGTGCTGATGCGTATCGTCGATGCCTTTCTGGCCTTTCCCAGCGTGTTTCTGTTGCTGGCGCTGGCGGCGTTTATCAAGCCCGATCCGGCAATGATCACGGTGATTATCGCCGTCACCAGTTGGATGGAAGTAGCGCGTATCGTTGAGGCCGAGGTGCGCTCGTTGCGTGAACGTGAATACATCCTGGCGGCACGGATGCTGGGGCTTTCCGGCCGCTGGATTATGTTCCGTGAGCTGCTGCCGAATGTGGTCGGGCCGATTATCGTGGCAGCCACGCTGACGGTGGCGCGCGCCATCCTGCTGGAAGCCTATATCAGCTTTCTCGGTTACGGTATCCAGCCGCCGTTGCCCAGTTGGGGCAATATGCTGAACGGCGCGCAGCAGTATCTGATCCGTGCGCCCTGGCTGGCGCTGGTGCCGGGCATCGCCATTACGCTGGCGGTGACCTGCTTTAACTTCATTGGTGATGGGCTGCGCGATGCGCTGGACGCCCGCAGCGACAAAGAGTGA
- a CDS encoding ABC transporter permease → MGAFLLRRCGQSIILLFLVSIIGFAALNLAPGGPLSQYALTPGMTQEAMQRIATQMGLNRPLPVQYFDWLSHLLRGDWGRSYRDGQPVLSIIFSHLPATLLLMCTSMVFSIAIGVWIGIQSAIKRDSPFDRFATMGAMVALSIPTFWFGLVAIYFFALKLQWLPAGNMYTVGDGSLLDVLRHLVLPVLVLTFVDVAIWSRYMRTATLEVINQDFIKTARAKGVPPRRVLLKHVVGNALLPMITLAGMQLPTILGGALVAETVFTWPGMGRLFLDSLGYSDYPVVMGLLMCSAILVLIGNLLADVITALVDPRIRPA, encoded by the coding sequence GTGGGCGCATTTCTGTTACGACGTTGCGGTCAAAGCATCATTTTGTTGTTCCTGGTATCCATTATCGGTTTCGCTGCCCTCAATCTGGCACCGGGCGGGCCGTTGTCGCAATACGCCTTAACACCGGGGATGACCCAGGAGGCGATGCAGCGTATCGCCACACAGATGGGGCTGAACCGACCGTTGCCGGTGCAATATTTCGACTGGCTCAGTCATCTGCTGCGCGGTGACTGGGGGCGTTCATATCGCGATGGTCAGCCGGTCCTGAGCATCATTTTTTCGCATCTACCGGCGACGTTGTTGCTGATGTGCACCTCGATGGTGTTCTCGATCGCCATCGGTGTCTGGATCGGTATTCAGAGCGCCATCAAGCGCGATAGCCCGTTTGATCGCTTTGCCACTATGGGCGCGATGGTGGCGCTGTCGATTCCGACCTTCTGGTTCGGGCTGGTGGCGATCTACTTCTTTGCCCTGAAGCTGCAATGGCTGCCCGCCGGGAATATGTACACGGTGGGCGATGGTTCGCTGCTGGATGTGCTGCGCCATCTGGTGTTGCCGGTGCTGGTGCTGACCTTTGTTGATGTGGCGATCTGGAGTCGTTATATGCGCACCGCCACGCTGGAAGTGATCAATCAGGATTTCATCAAAACCGCGCGGGCCAAAGGGGTGCCGCCACGTCGCGTGCTGCTGAAGCATGTGGTAGGCAATGCGCTGTTACCGATGATCACCCTCGCCGGGATGCAGCTGCCGACCATTCTGGGCGGCGCGCTGGTGGCGGAGACGGTGTTTACCTGGCCGGGCATGGGGCGTCTGTTTCTCGATAGCCTTGGCTACAGCGATTATCCGGTGGTCATGGGGCTGCTGATGTGCTCGGCGATTCTGGTGCTGATTGGCAACCTGCTGGCGGATGTGATCACTGCGCTGGTCGATCCGCGTATTCGTCCCGCTTAA